Proteins found in one Salinimonas lutimaris genomic segment:
- a CDS encoding homocysteine S-methyltransferase family protein, producing the protein MSQFTLLDGGMGRELKASGAPFSRPYWSAQALMEAPQTVLKAHQRFIDAGAEIITVNSYACVPFHLGEDIYQTQGAALTRLAGQLARQAADKASSKVQVAGSLPPPMGSYRPDLFNAEKAIAIYQMLLDEQAPYADLWIAETIASLEELNAVIPVARQSSKPCFYAFTLSDDNSETSTLRSGQSVESAVALAAAAGAAGVLFNCSVPEAMSAALTQAKEALSDDSSTLLLGVYANNFAPIGTEHLANSQEMGIRELTPQQYLAYAKTWYEQGARIIGGCCGIGPEHIDALRQWQQTITPDGQSFA; encoded by the coding sequence ATGTCACAATTTACCTTATTAGACGGCGGGATGGGCCGTGAACTGAAAGCATCTGGGGCGCCTTTTTCACGTCCTTACTGGAGTGCCCAGGCGCTAATGGAAGCACCGCAAACTGTTTTAAAAGCACATCAGCGATTTATTGATGCCGGAGCAGAGATTATTACCGTTAACAGCTACGCCTGTGTGCCATTTCACTTAGGTGAAGATATTTATCAGACACAGGGCGCGGCGCTGACCCGGCTGGCCGGCCAACTGGCCCGTCAGGCTGCTGACAAGGCATCTTCTAAGGTACAGGTTGCAGGCTCGCTACCACCACCAATGGGCAGTTACCGCCCGGATTTATTTAATGCAGAAAAGGCCATCGCTATTTACCAAATGCTGCTGGATGAACAGGCCCCATACGCAGATTTATGGATAGCAGAAACCATTGCCAGTCTGGAAGAGCTTAACGCAGTTATTCCGGTCGCCCGCCAGTCTTCAAAGCCTTGTTTCTATGCATTTACCCTGTCTGATGACAATAGCGAAACATCGACATTGCGCTCAGGTCAGTCGGTAGAAAGTGCGGTAGCTCTGGCGGCGGCTGCCGGCGCGGCTGGTGTTCTGTTTAATTGCTCGGTGCCTGAGGCTATGAGTGCAGCATTAACTCAGGCAAAAGAAGCGCTCAGTGATGATTCATCAACGCTATTACTTGGTGTATATGCCAATAATTTTGCGCCTATTGGCACAGAGCATCTGGCAAATTCTCAGGAGATGGGTATTCGGGAACTGACGCCACAACAGTATCTGGCATATGCAAAAACCTGGTATGAACAGGGAGCACGCATTATCGGTGGCTGCTGTGGTATCGGCCCGGAACACATTGATGCACTCAGACAATGGCAACAAACCATCACGCCCGACGGGCAGTCATTCGCCTGA
- a CDS encoding lactoylglutathione lyase family protein has translation MMKKQLLMMMTTLAVSALPVTAASAAQDTQSVVEQAAQKPYPRSFSHIGISVPDLEKAVEFYSEVLGWYTIMEPTKVKEDNSAIGKMSTDVFGEGWGSYKIAHMSTSDKVGIELFEFEQQKNPDNNFKYWETGVFHFAVQDPNVEELAQKIVDAGGKRRMDKPRFYYPGEKPYRMIYMEDPFGNIIEIYSHSYELHYASGAYQ, from the coding sequence ATGATGAAAAAACAACTGTTAATGATGATGACCACTCTGGCGGTATCAGCCCTGCCAGTGACCGCAGCCAGCGCCGCGCAGGACACCCAGTCTGTGGTGGAACAGGCCGCGCAAAAGCCGTATCCGCGTTCGTTTTCCCATATTGGTATTTCAGTACCGGATCTGGAAAAAGCGGTTGAGTTTTACAGTGAAGTACTGGGTTGGTACACCATTATGGAACCGACCAAGGTAAAAGAAGATAACAGTGCTATCGGCAAAATGTCGACTGATGTGTTTGGTGAAGGCTGGGGCAGCTACAAGATTGCCCATATGTCCACCAGCGACAAAGTGGGTATTGAGTTATTTGAGTTTGAACAGCAGAAGAACCCGGATAACAACTTTAAATACTGGGAAACCGGTGTGTTTCACTTTGCCGTGCAGGATCCCAATGTTGAGGAGCTGGCGCAAAAGATTGTTGATGCCGGCGGCAAACGCCGTATGGACAAGCCACGCTTTTACTATCCGGGTGAAAAGCCCTATCGCATGATTTACATGGAAGACCCGTTTGGCAACATTATTGAAATTTACAGCCACAGCTATGAGCTGCATTATGCCAGCGGTGCTTATCAATAA